One window of the Salvia splendens isolate huo1 chromosome 1, SspV2, whole genome shotgun sequence genome contains the following:
- the LOC121800717 gene encoding 60S ribosomal protein L23, with protein MSKRGRGGSAGNKFRMSLGLPVAATVNCADNTGAKNLYIISVKGIKGRLNRLPSACVGDMVMATVKKGKPDLRKKVMPAVIVRQRKPWRRKDGVFMYFEDNAGVIVNPKGEMKGSAITGPIGKECADLWPRIASAANAIV; from the exons ATGTCGAAGCGAG GGCGCGGTGGATCCGCCGGAAACAAGTTCCGGATGTCGCTTGGTCTGCCGGTGGCGGCGACCGTGAATTGCGCCGACAACACCGGCGCGAAGAACCTCTACATCATTTCGGTGAAGGGGATCAAGGGTCGCCTCAACAGGCTTCCCTCCGCCTGCGTCGGCGACATGGTTATGGCGACTGTGAAGAAGGGGAAGCCCGATCTTCGTAAGAAGGTTATGCCCGCCGTCATCGTCCGCCAGCGCAAGCCGTGGCGCCGAAAGGACGGAGTCTTCATGTACTTTGAAG ATAATGCTGGAGTTATTGTCAATCCTAAGGGTGAAATGAAAG GTTCTGCCATCACCGGCCCTATTGGAAAGGAATGTGCGGATCTGTGGCCCAGAATTGCCAGCGCTGCTAATGCCATTGTCTAG